From a single Paenibacillus sp. FSL R5-0345 genomic region:
- a CDS encoding glycoside hydrolase family 35 protein, producing the protein MRKLSISGDHFILDEQPVSLLSGALHYFRIIPEYWQDRLLKLKACGLNTVETYIPWNLHEPEEGCFNFLGFADIEAFVKLAGELGLHVILRPSPYICAEWEFGGLPAWLLADDNIQLRCNDKVYLAKVDAYFDELLPRLRPLLSTNGGPVLALQVENEYGSFGSDKTYLNYLKEGMIARGMDVLLFTSDGAEDHMLQGGMIDGVFATVNFGSRAKEAFAKLREYQPTGPLMCMEFWNGWFDHWMKPHNTRPESEVAEALDEMLSLSASVNFYMFHGGTNFGFMNGANLFEKYEPLVTSYDYDTLLDESGKPTAKFYAARKIIEKYVALPPLELPPVIQSRAYGKVLMTESVPLFTQLDILSHPERRACPEPMEKFGQDYGFILYSTKISGPRSGMELVLQEVRDRALVFANGAFVGTVERWDPRGIPLEVPTEGLQIDILVENMGRVNYGPLLRDPKGITCGVRLGYQFLHDWTIRSLPLNDLKGLSFTPIDCEQRQQPTFYRGNFQVNKPEDTFLRLDGWTKGQAFINGFNLGRYWEKGPTKTMYLPAPLLRQGENELILFELHGVLESVVTFVDTPELT; encoded by the coding sequence ATGCGAAAGTTATCCATATCAGGGGATCATTTTATATTAGACGAACAACCCGTCAGTCTGCTTTCTGGTGCGCTTCATTACTTCCGGATCATTCCGGAATATTGGCAGGATCGTTTGCTGAAGCTGAAGGCTTGCGGATTGAATACTGTTGAAACTTATATTCCTTGGAATTTACATGAACCAGAGGAAGGTTGCTTCAATTTCTTAGGCTTTGCTGACATCGAGGCTTTCGTTAAGCTAGCCGGAGAGCTCGGTTTGCACGTCATTTTGCGGCCAAGTCCTTATATTTGTGCGGAATGGGAATTCGGTGGATTGCCAGCTTGGTTACTTGCGGACGATAACATACAACTGCGTTGTAATGATAAGGTCTATTTAGCTAAGGTGGATGCCTACTTCGATGAGTTGCTTCCACGTCTGCGACCTTTGTTAAGCACTAACGGTGGACCTGTGCTCGCCCTTCAGGTAGAAAACGAATATGGAAGCTTTGGAAGTGACAAGACTTACCTGAACTATCTAAAAGAAGGCATGATCGCCCGCGGTATGGATGTTCTTCTGTTCACTTCGGATGGAGCTGAAGATCATATGCTCCAAGGCGGTATGATCGACGGAGTGTTCGCCACCGTAAATTTCGGTTCACGGGCTAAGGAAGCCTTTGCTAAACTACGTGAATATCAGCCTACGGGGCCATTGATGTGTATGGAATTCTGGAATGGATGGTTTGACCACTGGATGAAACCGCATAATACACGCCCCGAGTCTGAAGTAGCGGAGGCTTTAGACGAGATGCTTTCTTTAAGTGCCTCTGTAAACTTTTATATGTTCCATGGGGGGACTAATTTTGGATTTATGAACGGGGCAAATCTTTTTGAAAAATATGAACCACTCGTAACCAGCTACGATTATGATACGTTACTGGACGAATCAGGTAAGCCAACTGCAAAATTCTACGCAGCTCGAAAAATAATTGAGAAATATGTAGCGTTGCCTCCACTGGAATTACCGCCCGTAATTCAATCACGAGCATACGGTAAAGTGCTGATGACAGAATCTGTACCTTTGTTCACTCAGTTAGACATATTGTCTCACCCTGAACGTAGAGCATGTCCTGAGCCAATGGAGAAATTCGGTCAGGATTATGGATTTATCTTATATTCTACGAAGATCAGTGGGCCGCGCAGTGGAATGGAGCTCGTTCTGCAAGAAGTACGCGATCGTGCGCTTGTATTTGCGAACGGTGCTTTTGTAGGTACAGTTGAACGCTGGGATCCGAGAGGCATTCCATTAGAGGTTCCAACGGAGGGACTGCAAATCGACATCCTTGTGGAGAATATGGGGCGCGTAAATTATGGCCCGCTGCTTCGTGATCCGAAAGGTATCACATGCGGCGTTAGACTCGGCTATCAATTCCTGCATGATTGGACTATTCGTTCATTACCGTTAAACGACCTTAAAGGATTATCATTCACTCCGATAGATTGCGAACAACGTCAGCAGCCCACTTTCTACCGGGGGAACTTTCAAGTCAATAAGCCAGAGGATACTTTTTTGCGACTGGACGGATGGACCAAAGGCCAAGCTTTTATAAATGGCTTTAATTTAGGTCGCTACTGGGAGAAAGGTCCGACAAAAACGATGTATTTACCAGCTCCACTCCTGCGCCAAGGTGAAAACGAACTAATCTTATTTGAACTACATGGCGTATTGGAGTCCGTGGTTACTTTTGTAGATACACCGGAGCTCACGTGA
- a CDS encoding sulfatase family protein, with translation MSKKTHIWLITTDQMRADALGIENASVLTPELDKLASEGTLFTGAYCASPVCTPSRSSIFTGRYPHVHGAWNIGTALKEDELTLCDHLKQANYKTIGVGKMHFRPQMKGDFSQEYEEPAYRDRGRASDGTYYGFDEHHITEDNCIGEYIEWLKARNPEVAERFSKDRYKASDAQYDVWESEIPPELHQTYWIAERSIEAILSHKTEQPLFLWSSFVDPHHPFDPPKAYADMYADTDISLRTREADNVHLRPQHLLRQGQGGYWPGGGEEHSLDEALIKRLTRNYYAMITFIDEQIGRIIKAWRQKEMYDDVVVLFTSDHGELLGDHGLIYKGPWFYEGLTRIPMIVRGPGIVSGQRVSALMEHVDIVPTLLEAAGLNCPYGVQGLSQMEVLAGRKPHVRNSALTAYIAHDRGINAKCLRTTRYKLVIFAGETYGELYDLKEDPQENFNRYEDPDYSEIRLWMVELLVHRMIQDQDPLPERRSSW, from the coding sequence ATGTCAAAGAAAACTCATATTTGGTTAATTACCACAGATCAAATGCGTGCGGATGCGCTTGGAATCGAAAATGCTTCCGTATTAACACCTGAGCTTGATAAGCTTGCTTCGGAAGGCACGCTCTTCACTGGAGCTTACTGTGCTAGTCCTGTTTGTACACCCTCACGTTCCTCCATTTTTACAGGAAGGTACCCGCATGTTCACGGTGCTTGGAACATCGGTACCGCACTAAAAGAAGATGAACTTACTTTATGCGATCATCTCAAGCAAGCGAATTATAAAACCATCGGTGTAGGAAAGATGCATTTCCGTCCACAAATGAAGGGGGACTTTTCTCAGGAGTATGAAGAGCCTGCTTATCGTGATCGCGGAAGAGCCTCCGATGGAACATACTATGGTTTTGATGAGCATCATATTACTGAAGACAATTGCATCGGTGAATACATAGAGTGGCTTAAGGCGCGCAATCCTGAAGTAGCTGAGCGTTTCAGCAAGGACCGTTACAAAGCCTCTGATGCTCAATACGACGTGTGGGAGAGTGAAATTCCTCCGGAGCTGCATCAGACATACTGGATTGCTGAACGGAGCATCGAAGCTATCCTCTCCCACAAAACCGAGCAACCGCTATTCTTATGGTCCAGTTTCGTCGATCCACATCATCCCTTTGATCCTCCAAAGGCATACGCAGATATGTACGCGGACACAGACATCTCATTACGAACCAGAGAAGCTGATAATGTGCATCTTCGTCCTCAACATCTACTGCGTCAGGGTCAGGGTGGCTATTGGCCTGGCGGCGGTGAGGAGCATTCTCTTGATGAAGCGCTTATAAAACGGCTCACTCGAAATTATTATGCGATGATTACCTTCATTGATGAACAGATTGGACGAATTATAAAGGCTTGGCGTCAAAAAGAAATGTACGATGATGTAGTCGTCCTATTCACCAGCGACCATGGAGAGCTGCTCGGCGACCACGGATTAATTTACAAGGGACCGTGGTTTTATGAAGGTCTAACGCGGATCCCGATGATCGTACGCGGTCCTGGAATTGTTTCCGGGCAACGGGTTTCTGCTTTGATGGAGCATGTGGATATTGTACCCACACTGCTTGAAGCCGCAGGTCTCAACTGTCCCTACGGAGTTCAAGGCTTGTCACAGATGGAGGTGCTGGCTGGAAGGAAGCCTCATGTCCGTAATTCTGCACTAACCGCTTATATTGCTCATGATCGAGGCATTAACGCTAAGTGTTTGCGTACAACACGTTATAAGCTGGTTATCTTTGCAGGAGAGACTTACGGTGAGTTATATGATTTGAAAGAGGATCCTCAAGAGAACTTCAATCGTTATGAAGATCCCGATTATAGTGAAATTCGCCTTTGGATGGTAGAATTGCTTGTTCATCGGATGATTCAGGATCAGGACCCTTTGCCAGAACGCCGGAGTAGCTGGTAA
- a CDS encoding arylsulfatase produces the protein MIDTNLDHHNGTKRPNLLLITVDQMRFDCLSIMGHPVIETPNLDSLASRGILFEHAYSATPSCIPARAAIMTGMGQRSHGRVGYQDKVEWIYAHTIAGELAQAGYHTQCVGKMHVYPARNLCGFHNVVLHDGYLHYNRDKSQAIYDEHYDQVDDYLQWLRRQTNANSDITDLGLDCNASTVARPWHLPEAMHPTNWCVTESLDFLRRRDPGKPFFLWSSFVRPHSPLDPPQSYLDMYKDLEFPDPPVGDWVDENAALNRAKDPTSSFTHLPKRRLDRARAAYYALITHLDDQIGRLINGLQEYGVLNETLILFTSDHGEMMGDHHYFRKSLPYEGSAKIPFLLYDPGETLGLLAGSRLDSVVELRDIMPTFLEVAGIQIPVTVEGQSVMPLCRGDQTVWRSYIHGEHAYGEKSHHFLTDGREKYIWYSQTGEEQFFNLVTDPSEKVNAIGYTDNFERIREWRERLIHELEGREEGFVNNGELIAGRPISHILKACEIGK, from the coding sequence ATGATTGACACTAATCTGGACCATCATAATGGCACAAAGCGGCCTAACCTTTTGCTTATCACAGTGGATCAAATGCGTTTTGATTGCCTGAGCATCATGGGACATCCCGTCATTGAGACACCCAACCTGGATTCTCTTGCATCAAGAGGGATATTATTTGAACACGCTTACTCAGCTACCCCGAGTTGTATTCCCGCGAGGGCTGCTATCATGACAGGAATGGGCCAAAGATCACATGGGCGGGTGGGGTATCAGGATAAGGTTGAATGGATTTACGCCCATACGATTGCCGGAGAGCTTGCTCAAGCGGGTTATCATACGCAGTGTGTTGGCAAGATGCATGTATATCCTGCACGTAATCTATGTGGATTCCATAATGTAGTGCTTCATGATGGATATCTTCACTACAATCGGGACAAGAGCCAAGCCATATATGATGAACACTATGATCAAGTGGATGATTATTTACAATGGCTGCGAAGACAAACCAATGCCAATTCGGATATCACGGACTTAGGACTTGATTGCAATGCCTCAACAGTTGCTCGCCCCTGGCACTTGCCGGAAGCGATGCATCCAACGAATTGGTGCGTAACCGAGTCGCTAGACTTCTTACGAAGAAGAGACCCAGGAAAACCATTTTTCCTATGGTCCTCCTTCGTTCGTCCACATTCCCCCTTGGATCCGCCGCAATCTTATCTAGATATGTACAAGGACTTGGAATTTCCTGATCCTCCAGTTGGAGATTGGGTGGACGAGAATGCAGCTTTAAACAGAGCTAAGGATCCAACATCTTCGTTCACTCATTTGCCAAAGCGCAGATTGGATCGTGCCCGTGCCGCCTATTATGCGCTTATTACGCATCTTGACGACCAGATTGGGAGGTTGATCAATGGGCTGCAGGAATATGGAGTATTAAATGAAACTTTGATTCTATTCACTTCTGATCATGGTGAGATGATGGGGGATCACCATTACTTCCGTAAGTCTCTTCCATATGAAGGGAGTGCTAAGATTCCTTTCTTATTGTATGACCCGGGAGAAACGCTGGGACTTCTTGCAGGTTCCCGGCTCGATTCCGTTGTAGAGCTTCGCGATATTATGCCAACATTTCTTGAGGTTGCTGGCATCCAAATCCCAGTTACAGTTGAAGGGCAAAGTGTGATGCCACTGTGTAGGGGAGATCAGACAGTGTGGCGGTCTTATATTCATGGGGAGCATGCCTATGGCGAAAAGTCCCACCACTTCTTAACAGACGGAAGAGAGAAATACATTTGGTATTCTCAGACAGGGGAAGAGCAGTTCTTCAATCTAGTGACCGACCCCTCAGAGAAGGTTAATGCAATCGGATACACCGATAATTTCGAGCGTATACGTGAATGGAGAGAGCGGCTTATTCACGAGCTGGAGGGACGAGAGGAAGGGTTTGTAAACAACGGTGAATTGATTGCCGGACGTCCGATTTCTCATATTCTAAAGGCTTGCGAAATAGGGAAATGA